In the genome of candidate division TA06 bacterium B3_TA06, one region contains:
- a CDS encoding glycosyl transferase family 2 has protein sequence MDCYHYLGGTGGPWTPHRALLSPYRSSLLVGHLRYARIPRLPSPPRPVCSRIGDTAARHLGRQHGNIPVQAPDRSEESYQTQALHPKAPQEGLLSNIWINIQVITIVFLLLLLLIALSNTRSFRRLGDYPAPSRFLRVSILVPARNEEKNIAACVRSLLAQDYPDFEVIVLDDESTDRTWEVLEGLTKENKSLKIRKGEPLPEGWIGKHWACHQLVGVADGELFLFTDADTRHHPNTLREAAAAFEAEEADFLTALPREEAKSLGEKLTIPVMSFGINSFLPVGFAHRTRLSAFCLAVGQFMLFRRKAYEKIGGYETAKQKVLDDVWFGRRIKAQGLRWRIVDATHYISCRMYTNLQEVSEGFSKNLFATFGNNLLVYIPVWLWLTTVFILPVLVLGLAITGVGVSETSVVLALVTVGCSIILWGITHLRFHYPLYLTLLYPVIVFLWVLMAVRSMVMTIAGKNTWKGRTLNIKEKPVEESEDLEDVRDRPA, from the coding sequence ATGGACTGCTATCACTATCTGGGAGGGACTGGTGGTCCTTGGACTCCTCATAGGGCTCTTCTATCTCCTTATCGATCATCCCTCCTGGTCGGTCATCTTCGGTATGCTCGCATTCCTAGGCTACCTTCTCCTCCTCGGCCTGTTTGTTCGAGGATTGGAGATACCGCTGCTCGCCATCTGGGCAGGCAACATGGCAATATTCCTGTACAAGCACCGGATCGATCTGAAGAAAGCTATCAAACCCAGGCCTTACATCCTAAGGCTCCTCAGGAGGGCCTCTTGAGTAATATCTGGATAAACATTCAGGTTATTACTATCGTTTTCCTCCTGCTATTATTGCTGATTGCCCTCAGCAACACAAGGAGCTTCCGCAGGTTAGGAGACTATCCTGCGCCCTCTCGCTTCCTGCGTGTCTCGATTCTGGTGCCTGCACGTAATGAAGAAAAAAACATCGCTGCATGCGTGCGTTCGCTTCTGGCTCAGGACTACCCTGACTTCGAGGTGATCGTCCTTGATGACGAGTCTACTGACAGGACCTGGGAGGTGCTTGAGGGATTAACAAAAGAGAACAAAAGCTTGAAAATCCGTAAGGGCGAGCCTTTACCTGAGGGTTGGATAGGCAAGCACTGGGCATGTCATCAGCTGGTAGGGGTTGCAGATGGAGAACTGTTTCTGTTTACCGATGCCGATACCCGTCATCATCCAAACACCCTGCGAGAAGCGGCGGCAGCTTTTGAGGCGGAAGAGGCCGATTTTCTTACCGCCCTGCCCAGGGAAGAAGCTAAATCTTTGGGCGAAAAGTTGACCATACCCGTTATGTCCTTCGGCATCAACTCCTTTTTGCCTGTCGGTTTTGCGCATAGAACTCGCTTATCTGCCTTTTGCCTCGCAGTTGGTCAGTTCATGCTCTTTCGCCGCAAGGCTTATGAAAAGATCGGGGGTTACGAAACCGCAAAGCAAAAAGTGCTGGATGATGTCTGGTTCGGACGAAGGATCAAGGCACAAGGGTTACGTTGGAGAATAGTGGACGCAACTCACTATATCAGTTGCCGGATGTATACAAATCTGCAGGAGGTCTCCGAGGGCTTCAGCAAGAACCTGTTCGCCACCTTCGGCAACAATCTACTCGTATACATACCGGTCTGGCTGTGGCTTACTACGGTATTCATCTTGCCGGTGCTCGTGCTTGGATTAGCCATAACCGGAGTTGGCGTCTCTGAAACCTCGGTGGTGCTTGCCCTCGTCACCGTAGGATGTTCAATTATCCTGTGGGGAATAACACACTTGCGTTTCCACTACCCTTTATATCTAACGCTTCTCTATCCGGTTATCGTTTTCTTATGGGTTCTCATGGCCGTCCGCTCAATGGTCATGACCATTGCCGGTAAGAACACATGGAAGGGCCGCACACTCAATATCAAAGAGAAACCTGTGGAAGAATCCGAGGATCTTGAGGATGTCCGGGACCGTCCCGCCTAA